Part of the Candidatus Neomarinimicrobiota bacterium genome is shown below.
CATGTCTTTCTCATTGACGCGGACCTCCTCCGGCTTAGGAACCACTTTCATGGAGACGACGATCTTCAGCTTCATCCTCGTTTCTCCCGTACCTTCGAAATCAGAGCGGGAAGCAGGTTGTGAAGATCTTCGACCACAATGTAGTCGGCACGTTCGAAGATGGGGGCGTCAGGGTCAATATTGATGGCGATTACCACTTCCGATTCATCAATGCCGCAGGTGAACTGCACGGCCCCACTAATACCGGCACAAATGCAGATCTTCGGCTTAACGGTGTAACCGGTTTGCCCAATCTGATGGTCGCGGGAGATCCAACCGTTGTCAGCAGCAACGCGGCTGGCCCCGACCATCCCCCCGAGCAGGCTGGCGAGTTCCTCGACCTTGCTAAAGTCCCCATCAACTGCCGCACCTCCTGCCACGATGACCTCCGCCTGAGTGATGTCAACACCCCCGCCAGTCTCCTTCTCCAAAATCTTACCACGGATCTTATCCTTGCTAAACCGGGGCACTGAAACCTCCTCGATCTCCCCTTTTCCCTCCGTCTCGATAGTCTGGAAGATTCCAGGCCGGACGGTCACCATCTGAGGTCTGTGTTTAGGACACTCCACCAGCGCCAGGATGCCTCCTCCGAATCCGGGGACGGCTCCCACCAATAATCCGGACTCCGGTTCGATCTCCAGGCGGATGACATCGGCGATCAGTCCCGTTCGGATGCGAACCGCCGTTCGACCGGCCAGATCCCTGCCATTGTGGGTCGCTCCTATCAGAATGATGTTTGGCTTTCGCTCGGCCACCAGGGCGCTGAAGACCTCGGTGTAGGAATCTGAAAGGTAATTTCCCAGAATGGGGGCATCTACCATGAGAACCCTGTCTGCCCCGTGATTCAGGGCTTTCTCCGCTGACCTTCGCACCTCGTGTCCGAGCAGCACCGCAGTTACACTCTCGCCACTCTCTGAAGCCAGTTCTCCCGCCTTTCCCAGCATCTCCAGGGAAACCTCTCGCAATTCTCCCTCCTCGTGCTCCAGATACACCCAGATCCCACGGTACGAACCACTGTCAGTATCAGCGGTACTCATAAGACTCTGTGCGCAGTAAACTCAGCCAGATCGAAGATCCGAATACCGTCAAGTTTCTCCGTCT
Proteins encoded:
- a CDS encoding electron transfer flavoprotein subunit alpha/FixB family protein, with translation MSTADTDSGSYRGIWVYLEHEEGELREVSLEMLGKAGELASESGESVTAVLLGHEVRRSAEKALNHGADRVLMVDAPILGNYLSDSYTEVFSALVAERKPNIILIGATHNGRDLAGRTAVRIRTGLIADVIRLEIEPESGLLVGAVPGFGGGILALVECPKHRPQMVTVRPGIFQTIETEGKGEIEEVSVPRFSKDKIRGKILEKETGGGVDITQAEVIVAGGAAVDGDFSKVEELASLLGGMVGASRVAADNGWISRDHQIGQTGYTVKPKICICAGISGAVQFTCGIDESEVVIAINIDPDAPIFERADYIVVEDLHNLLPALISKVREKRG